The Streptomyces uncialis genomic interval GTCCCTGCTGCTGGAGACCGGGTTCCTCGCGGTGTTCCTCGGCAACGACGAGGTGGCGCCGCCGGTGCTGGTCCTGTTGCTGCTGCGCTGGGTGCTGTTCCGGGTGGAGTTCGGCGCCGGACTGATCAAGATCCGGGGTGACGAGTGCTGGCGGAAGCTGACCTGTCTCGACCATCACCATGAGACCCAGCCGATGCCGGGCCCGCTGAGCCGGTTCTTCCATCACCTCCCGAAGCCGGTGCACCGGGTGGAGGTGGCGGCGAACCACGTCACGCAGCTCGCGCTGCCGCCGCTGCTGTTCACCCCGCAGCCGGTCGCGGGCTGGGCGGCGGCGCTGATGATCGTCACCCAGCTGTGGCTGGTCCTCTCGGGCAACTTCGCCTGGCTGAACTGGCTGACGATCGCGCTCGCCGCCTCCGCCCTGGACCTCTCCGGGCCGGCGGGTCCCCGGGAGTTCCCCCCGGCCCCGGTCTGGTACGAGGCGGTGGTGATCGCCGTGACGGTACTGGTCGCCGTCCTCAGCTACCGCCCGGCCCGCAATCTGCTGTCCCGGCGGCAGGTCATGAACCGTTCCTTCGACCCGCTGCACCTGGTCAACACCTACGGCGCCTTCGGCAGCGTCAGCCGGGTCCGGTACGAGATCGTCGTCGAGGGCACCGCCGAGCGCACCCCCCGGACGGACACGGGATGGCGGGTGTACGAGTTCCCGGGCAAGCCGACGGACGTCCGGCGGCGGCCGGGGCAGTTCGCGCCGTACCATCTGCGGCTCGACTGGATGATGTGGTTCGCGGCCCTCTCCCCCGCGTACGCCCGCCCCTGGTTCGGCGCGTTCGTGGAACGTCTGCTGTCGGGTGACCGCGACACCCTGCGGCTGCTGCGCCACTCCCCCTTCCCACCGGACGCGCCACCCCGGTACGTACGGGCACGGCTGTTCCGCTACCGGTTCACGTCCCGGGCGCACCGGCGCGAGACCGGGGCGTACTGGGAGCGGACCTATGTACGGGACTTCCTGCCGCCGACCCGGCTGGACCCGGACGACGACCGGTGACCCACGACCGGCCGGGCGCACGGCATGCGGCATACGGCCCGGCGCACGGACCAGTGCCCGCGCCCGCGCCCGCTCCGATCCCGGCGTCCCGGTGTCC includes:
- a CDS encoding lipase maturation factor family protein; the encoded protein is MRWFTEPDYWLARLIFQRTLAAVYLTAFLGAALQFRALLGEHGMLPVRRYVARTPFRRAPSVFHLRSDDRFLACWAWTGCAVSAALLAGADALLPLWAGMLLWAVPWVMYLSVVNVGQTWYGFGWESLLLETGFLAVFLGNDEVAPPVLVLLLLRWVLFRVEFGAGLIKIRGDECWRKLTCLDHHHETQPMPGPLSRFFHHLPKPVHRVEVAANHVTQLALPPLLFTPQPVAGWAAALMIVTQLWLVLSGNFAWLNWLTIALAASALDLSGPAGPREFPPAPVWYEAVVIAVTVLVAVLSYRPARNLLSRRQVMNRSFDPLHLVNTYGAFGSVSRVRYEIVVEGTAERTPRTDTGWRVYEFPGKPTDVRRRPGQFAPYHLRLDWMMWFAALSPAYARPWFGAFVERLLSGDRDTLRLLRHSPFPPDAPPRYVRARLFRYRFTSRAHRRETGAYWERTYVRDFLPPTRLDPDDDR